The nucleotide window ACCATGATTTATACAATATAGTTGTAAAAAGTCTTGACTATAAATTTCATGAAATAGGGCAAGTTATGCCAAAACTTTTAGAAGAGTTTGATCCTAATCGTTAAAGTTACTAAAAGCAGCTTCTATACTTGGAATATTTTTATATCGAGTTTTTGTTAGTTTTACGTTTTTTGTTTTTAAGTTACAGATTGCGATTCTAAAACTAGCACCCATAGTAGGCTCAACTACGCAAATAATGTTATCTTCTATTTGTCGTGTTGCGTGAATAATTCCTTGCAAATTATTAAAAAAATATTTTGGATAAGTAAGTGGTGTGATTTCAACTATATCTATAGCTTCATCATTTTCTAAAGTTTCAGCTATATCTTTGGCTTCTTCGTATGTTTCAAATTGAATACACCAGTCATCAAAATGTTTGTTAAAATGTTCTAAATCCTCATCTAGAAATCCGCCAGCTAAGGACTGTAAAGCAAAAATAGACACATGTCTCCTTGAAAATCTTTATCTAAAACTGGATTCTAACATATTTATATTTTAATCACAACTTTACATAAGTCTCTGTAAAATACAATTAACTAAAATATAGGAATAAATTATATGAAAATAAGAGTCTATTATGAAGACACGGATATCGGTGGTGTAGTTTACTACGCAAACTACCTAAAGTTTTGCGAAAGAGCAAGAAGTAATATCTTTTTTGAAAGAGGTTTATCTCCGCACAATGGCGATGAGTTTTTTGTAGTTAAAAAAGTAGAAGCAGACTATATCAAGTCAGCAACTTTTGCAGATGAGTTAGAAGTAACATCAAAGGTAGTTTCTCAAAAGAGTGCTTCTTTAGAAATCTTCCATGAGATATTTAGAAAAGAAGAGCTTTTATTTACAGCAAAAGTAAAGCTTGCATATCTCAAAAACTATAAGCCAGCAAAAATACCAAAAGAGACTTTAGAGCTTTTCTCATTATTTAAATAGTTTAAAAAATATTCCTTAATAAATCTCAAGCACAAAAAGGATAAAATAAATCTTTTAAAAATAAATTTTACTTATAAAGGATATTTTAGTGTTAGAGATTTTTGTTATAGGTTATTGTCTATACTTTTTCTTTACAATCTATACTTCATTTATGCAAATAGGGTATGTAAAGAAAGCCAAATCATTAGAACCAATTATTTTAGACAATGCAAAGTATGTTGAGGCTGCAAACTATTCAATAGAAAAAGAGAAGGTAGCTATTGTTTCTTCTTTTTATAGTTTTATTTTATTTATTTTTTGGATTGGCTTTGGTCTTTCTACTTTAGATTCACTTATTACTACAGATTCATATTGGTTAAAAGCTATTATTTTTGTTGATTTATTTATTATTATCAATTGGGCTTTAGGTTTACCTTTTGATTTATATTCAACTTTTAAACTAGATAAAAAGTATGGTTTCTCAAATATGACACCAGCGCTATTTATAAAAGATACTATCAAAACTGGAATTTTATTTTTAGTATTTGGTTCAGCAGTTATTGCAGCTATTTCTTGGATTATAAATAGCTTCGGTACTTGGTGGATTTGGGGATTTGCATTTATTTTTGCAGTTATTATTCTTATAAATATGCTTTATCCTGTTATTAGAGATAAGATGTTTGATAAGTTTGAATCTTTAAAAGATAAAGAGTTAGAAGCAAAGATTGAAAATCTTTTAGACCAAGTAGGTTTCAAAAGTTCTGGTGTATTTTCTGTAGATGCTAGTAAAAGAGACAATAGATTAAATGCTTATTTTGGTGGATTAGGAAGTACAAAAAGAGTTGTACTTTTTGATACTTTAGTTGAAAAGTTAAGTCACAATGAACTATTGGCTGTTTTAGGACACGAATTAGGACACTTTAAAAATGGTGATATTTTAAAAAACATTGGTATCATGGGTGTTGTAATGTTTGTATTTTTTGCTATTTTTGGAAATTTAAGTGATGATATTTTCTTAGGATTGTCACTTAACAATGAGCCATATGCAATTATTGCTTTATTTTTAATTTTTTCTCCTATTTTATCATTTTTCTTAATGCCTTTAATCTCTTTAATTAGCAGACACAATGAGTATGCAGCAGATGAGTTTGGTTCAAACTTATCATCTAAAAATGATTTAGTTAATGCTTTATTAAAATTGGCAAATGAAAATAAATCATTCCCACTTTCACACCCTTTATATATCTTCTTCTATTATTCTCATCCACCATTGGTAGAGAGATTTAAAGAGTTAGGTTATGATGTTCATGAAAATAGTGAAGAAGCTTTAAAAGATAGCATATTTAATAAGTAATATGGAAAATCTAATTTTAATAGCAAGTTCGACCTTTGTAGCTGGTTTGTTAATAGCTTCTTTAGTAGTTTGGTTTATTTCAAAACAGAAAATAAACCTTGCTACAAGAGAGTTAGAGTTTGTAAAAGGTTCTTATGAAAATGTTATTGTAAGTTTAAAAGACAATAACAAAAACCTAGAAGAATCATTTATAAATCAAGAAAAAAACTTTCAAGAAAAAATAACTCTTGAAAGAAAATCTTATGAGACAAAAATTGAGTCTTTAGAAGCTTTAATAGAAGACAAAAAAGAACAATACGAAAACGAATTTAAGATAAAAGAAGAAAACCTAAAAGAGAAGATTGAGCTTTTAGAAACTTCAAAAGATAGATTAAAAGTAGAGTTTGAAAACTTAGCAAATAAGCTTTTTGAAGAAAACAATAAAAAATCTTCAAACAACTTAAACCAACTTCTTACTCCTTTTAAAGATCAATTAAATAGTTTTGGAAAAAGAGTAAATGATATTTACCATGAAGAGACAAAACAAAGAGTAAATCTTCTTTCAGAGATTAAGAATTTAAAAGAATTAAATAATCAAATTTCACAAGATGCATTAAATCTTACAAAAGCCCTTAAGGGTGAGAATAAAACTCAAGGTGATTGGGGAGAGCTTATTCTTTCTAAGATATTAGAACAAACAGGTCTTAGAGAAGGTATTGAGTACTCAACTCAAGGCTCTTATACTGATGAAAATGGGAAAAGACTAAGACCAGATGTTATTGTTCATCTTCCTCAAAATAAAGATGTTGTAATAGATTCAAAAGTATCATTAACTTCATATGTAAACTATACAGAAGCTCAAACTGATGCACAAAGAGAAGAAGCAGTAAAAGGTCTTATCAAGTCATTTTATGCGCATATCAAAGGACTTGGTTCAAAAAGCTATGAAAATATAGAAGATGTTAAAACTTTAGATTTTGTTATTTTATTTATTCCTATTGAAGGAGCATTTATGCTTGCAGCTTCAAAGGATAACAATCTATTTAAAACTGCATTTGAAAACAATATCATGCTTGTGTCTCCTTCAACTTTATTTGCTACACTTAGAACTATAGAAAATATTTGGAGATATGAGCACCAAAATGAAAATGCTCTTCTTATCTCTAAAAAAGCAGCAGACCTTTATGATAAGTTTGCAAGTTTTGTAACAGATATTGAAAATATCGGTACTCATTTAGGACGAACTCAAAAGTCATATGATGAGGCTATGAAAAAACTAAGTTTAGGTAAAGGAAATCTTCTAAGACGAAGTGAAGAGTTTATAGAACTTGGAGTAAAAGCTAAAAAGAAGATAGACACCCAAAAATTATTGGGTGAATAACTTAATTTTTTTTAGCTTTATATCATTTAATATATAAATAGCAATTACTGCACAAACAGTTCCAAGTAAAGTATTAAAGTCTATTTTTTCATCTAAGAAAATAGCACTTAAAACTAAAGCTGAACTTGGAACTAAAAATACAAATGAACTTACTTTATTTACTCCTAGTTTTTCAGAACCAATAAAATATGTAGTTGTAGCAAAGGCACTACTTAAAGCTGTAAGACATAAAATATTTACCCAAAAAATATAATCATAATCTAAAACTCTAACTAAATGATTAAAGTCAATGACAAAAGCACTAATAAAACTACAACAAACATATATGTAGAAGTTAAATATTAGTGGCGTTGTATTAGAAGCTCTTGCTGTTATTATTGTAAGTATAGGCCAAAGAACAGAAGCTATTAAAAAATATATATTATGTTTTGAAAAAACTTGCCCTAAATCAAAATACCAGATATCAAGCATAGTTAAAACACCAAAAGCTCCAAGAATAAGTGCAAATGAGTGTTTTAAAGATATACTTTTTCTATGAAGTATTGCTAATATAACAAAAGTATTTATAGGTATAAGGGTTGTGACAAGGGCTCCACCTAATCCTGCTGTTCCATAACTTACTCCAAAAAATAAAGAGATAGAATAAAAAATCATTACAGCAGAAGCTAAAAGTACTAAGATTATAGTTTTAAAATCAATTTTAAAATTTACCTTCAAAAATAGAAGTAGGGGAAGCATAAATATTCCAGAAAAAAGTACCCTTAAAAATACAATTTCATATTGGTTTACATAAAGTGTTAAAACTTTAGTGTTTATCCATGATGCACCCCAAAATATCATGGATAAAAGTATTAATATATAAAATAAGTTTTTATTCATTTACTGGCGTAATCCTATTTGTCTTTAAAAATAGACTTAGATAAATACCTAGTGCAATCATAACTGCACCTGCTATATGATAAGTATGAAGCTTTTCTCCTAAAAAAATAAAAGCTAAAATTGAACCAAATATTGGCATAAGATGTGCAAATTGTCCTGCTTTTGATGCTCCAATAACTTCAACACCTGTATTCCAAAAATAAAAAGATAATACTGATGGAAATAAAGATACATATATAAAAATATGCCATTGATCTTCTAATAATATAATTTCTCTTTCTATACTATATCCTTGATAAAAATAAAAAGGAAGAATAAGAATAAAACCTAAAAATACTAAAGTTACAAAAAGTTCTAAGTGGGTTAACTCTTTTGGTCTAAATTTTAAAAGTACAGAATAAGTAGCCCAAGTTAAGGAACTAATCAAAATCAGTAAATCCCCTTCTTGAATAACTATTGATAAAAGATTTGTAAAATCTCCTTTAAGTACTAAAAATACAACACCAACTGTAGAAAGAATAATTCCAGTTGTTTGAAGTTTGGTAATCTTTGCTTTTAAAATAAAATAAGACAAGATAAGTATTATAATAGGTGTAATAGAGTTTATTAAAAGTGCATTTGTAGCTGTTGTAGTATTTAATGCAAGATAAACAATAGTATTAAATAAAGTAATACCTAAAAAAGAAAGAACTATAAGTATTTTGAAATTCTCTTTTATTGCTAATTTTATTCTTTGTATATTTATAAAAAATAAAGAAGGTAATAGAAAGATTAAAGTAAATAACCATCTAAAAAAAGATAATTCAATAGCTTCTATTGATTCATTTACATATCTTCCTACAATAAAGTTACCCGACCAAAAAAGCACACACAGTGCTAATAAGATATAAACTCGCTGTGCGCCTAACATTTAATTTAACTCATTTAATAATAATATATCTACAGTGTCACCTTGTTTTAAATCCTTACCATCTTCTTTTTGGATTAAAAGAGCAGGTGATTCTAACATATTTGTTAATATAGCACTTGTACCTTGTTTTTTCCCAGAGAAGTCAATTTTATACTTTCCATCTTCATAAAATACATTACAAGCAGTAAATATAGTTTTTGGCATTTTATGTGGAAAGTCTTGAGTTATTTCTGCTTTTACAATAGGAAGTTCTTTTTGTGAGTTCTCAAATTTATATATCATAGGTAAAAGATATAAAATAGCACACACTGTAGAAGAGTAAGCAAATCCTGGAAGAGAGATAATTAGTTTATTATCTTTTTTTGCTACAAGCATATGCATTCCAGGTTTGATTTTAACTCCATGGAATAAAACTTCTGCACCTAGTTTCTCTTTTACTACATCTTGAACAAAATCATAGTCTCCAACAGATACTCCACCAGTAGTAACTACAATATCAGATTTTTCTAAAGCTGCTGCTAATACTTCTGTAATAGAATCAATATCATCTTTTACAATACCCATTTGAATAGCTTGTGCTCCAGCTGTTTTAGCTAGTGCTTCTATTGTAAGATGATTTGAACTTCTAATTTGTGAATTATTAGTTTGTTCTTCACCTAAGTCAAGGATTTCACTTCCTGTGCTTGCAATTGCAACTATTGGTTTAGCATAAACTTCAATTTGAGATATATTTAATGATGCTAACACTCCAACTTCTGCAAAACCAATTTTAGTTCCTTTTTTAATAAGTACTTCATCTTTTTTATAATTCTCACCAATATCTCTAACTGCAAATTTAAAAGGCACTTCTTTATTAATAATAATTTCATCACCTTCAACTGTCACGTTTTCAATTGGTATTAATGTATCACTTCCTTGAGGCATAAGTGAACCTGTAAATGTCTTAATACATACTCCAGATGTCACAGAAGATTCTACTACTTCACCTGCAGGGTTTTTATCTATAATTTTTAGTTTTTTCAAGTTTTGATCAGCAGCAATGATTGCATATCCATCCATACCAGAAGTTTTGTATTTTGGTGAATGCTCATTCGCTATAATGTCCCTAGCTAGGGTTCTTCCGATAGAATTTGTTAAAAAAAGTTTTTCCTTAGTTTTGCCTTTAAAATCTATATTAGATAAGATGCTTAAAGACTCATCATAATTAATAAAATTTCTCATATTTATCTCCATTTTTTAAAATAGAATAGTATCATATCCTAAATAAAAAAGTAACTTTTACTAATAATTGAGTAATTTTGTTGGGTTTTTATAGCAAAAGAATAGCAATTTATAAAAAGATGTTACGAAATCACATAAAATATACAAGTTTTAAAAAAAATAATTGACTTACATCAAAAAAATGGCAATAATATTTCATAGTTATATAACATTTACTTATATAATTGGGTGTTATGTTACATATAAGAAAAAGTTAACTTATTTATAATCTTTTTATTATAAATTTTAATAATATAAGTTATAAGGTTAGCCAATTTTATATATGTGTAGTGTAGCTAATTTTCAAGGAGGAATGATGACGAAGTCAAGTAAAATTTCTGAAAAATCACTTGAAGAAATTTCTGAAAAGAAATTAAGTAGAAGAGATTTTTTTAGAAAAACTGCAGTTTATTCAGCTGGTGCAATAGCTGCGGCGAATGTTTTGTCTCCTGTTAAGCTTAAAGCTGATGATCCAGCTATTGTAAATGAAGCTGAATGGGGAACGAAACTCGGTGATATGGTTACTAAAAATTTATATGGAGTACCTTCACCTTATGAACACAATGTAATTAGAAGAACTACAGACCTTTTATCTTCAGGTGATATGTATGCCTCTGTTTCAATGTGTCCTATTCATGAGTTACAAGGTATAATAACTCCAAATGGTCTATTCTTTACTAGAAATCACGGTGGTACAGCTCATGTTGATCCTGAAAAGTTTAGACTTATGATTCATGGAAAAGTTAAAAAAGAAGTTGTTTTAACTTTAGATGAATTAAAGAAATATCCAAGTGAAAGCAGAATTCACTTTATTGAGTGTCCTGCAAATGGTTCAACTGGATGGAGAGGACCACAATTTAATAACCTTCAATTTATGAAAGGTATGATGAGTTCTGCTGAATGGACAGGAGTAATGCTTAAAACTGTGTTAGAAGATATTGGTCTTGAAGATGATGCAGTATGGATGTTAGCAGAAGGTAGTGACAATGCTGGAAATCCAAGAACAATTCCTGTTGAAAAAGCGCTTGATGATGCTATGCTAGTTTGGGCTCAAAATGGTGAAGCACTAAGACCTGAACAAGGTTATCCTTTAAGACTTCTTGTTCCAGGTTGGGAAGGAAACTTAAACACTAAATGGTTAAAAAGATTAGAGTTCTCTGATAAACCATGGCATGCTAAAGAAGAAACTTCTAAATATACTATGCTTCAAAAAAATGGTAAAGCAATTAGATTTTTCTGGCCAAATGAAGTTAACTCAGTTATTACATCTCCCTGTCCAGAAAAACCTTGGACAAAACTTAAAAAAGGTGACATGATTGAAATCGAAGGTCTTGCATGGTCAGGACACGGTACAATTAAACATGTTGACATCTCTTTTGATGGTGGAGACAATTGGATAGAGGCTAATCTTAAAGGATTAGTATTACCAAAATCATGGACTAGATTTTCATATATAATGAAATGGGAAGGTAAACCTTTATTACTTTCTAGTAGAGCTGTAGATGATACAGGTAATGTACAACCAACCATTGATCAAGAAACTTCAGCAGTTGGTGTTGAATCTGTTTATCACAGAAATGCAATAGTAACGTGGGAAGTTAAAGCAAACGGGGAGGTTAATAATGTTCACATTAGAAAACATAATGCTTAAGAAATCTTTATTAGCTGCAAGTGTTGTAACAGTAGGTTTATTAATCTCAGGTTGTACTTCAAGTGGAGACTTTGAAAGAGCAGTTGATGGTGGAGCAAAATATAAAACAAAAGATGGTAAATATACACAATATCATGTAAATACACAAGGTATTAAAAAGTTTAACTTTGGTAGAGAAGCTACAGAAACAGAAATCGCAGCTTGGGATAAAGATGTTAGACCAGATGGTACAGGATTACCAAAATATGACATGAAAAATGGAAAAGTTGTGTTAGATGAAGATGGAAATCCTAAAAAAGCTGAAGGTTCTGTGGAGTTAGGTTATGAACTTTATGATTCTCAATGTGCTATGTGTCATGGAGAGTTTGGTATAGGTGGTAAAGGTTATCCTAGATTATCAGCTGGAAGTGCTTCAACAAAAACATTAACAAACCAGCTATTAAATCCTGCAGATAAAGAACCAGGAGTTGAGCCTCCAACAAAAGTTATTGGAACATACTGGCCTTATGCTAGTACACTTTTTTGGTATATTCAAGATGCTATGCCTTTCCCTCATCCAAAATCATTAACAAATAGTGAAACATATGCTTTAGTTGCTTATTTACTAATGGAAAATGGTATTAAAATTGATGGTGAAGAGTTAGATGATGAATATGTTCTTGATAGAGAAAAGTTCTTAAAAATTAAAATGCCAAATGAAGATGGTTTTTATCCAAAAGTTGATACACCTGAAGATCCTAAGCAAGGTGTAAGAAACATGAAAGCATACTTAAGTAATCCAAAAAATTATGGAACGGGTGAAAGATGTATGACTGATTGTATTAAAGGTGAAGTTCCAGTTCTTGAAATTAAGAATGAGCTAAATGACTTTAATCCTCCAGCATCTACTGAAAGATCATGGAAGGTTCAAGGTTCAGACTCAGCAGCAAATTCTAAAGCTGCAAGTACATATCAAACATACTGTGCTGCTTGTCATGCTAACGAAGCAATTGGTGCTCCAGTGTTAGGTGATAAAGAAGCTTGGTCTGCTGTTGTTGCAAAAGGGATGGATGTGGTTTATGCTAATGCAATAAATGGTATAAATGCAATGCCTCCTAAAGGTGGAGCAATGGATCTTTCAGATGAAGAGTTTAAAGAAGTAGTTGATTATATGATTAACTCTAGTAAATAAAGGAGAAAGCAATGAAATTAATCAAAAAATTACTTGTAGCTTCGGCTATTTGTGGATTATCTTTTTCTAGTTCTTTTGCAGATGCAGAATTAGTTAAAAAAGGTGAAAAAATTTTTAATACTAAGAATTTAGGTAATTGTTTAGCATGTCATGCTGCAAATGGTAAGGATATTGATGGACCAGGTAGTATGGGACCAAAATTAACTGGTTTACAATATTATCCAGAAGAAGTACTTTATGATATTGTGTACAATATTTATGAAGCAAAAGGTATTACTAATACTTCAATGCCACCATTTGGTAAAACAGGTTGGCTAAGTGATGAGCAAATAAAAGCCGTTGTAGCTTATTTAAAAACAATTAAATAATTATAAAAGGATAGATTATGATAAATAGAAGAAATTTTTTAGGTTTTGGTTTAGGTGCATTAGCAGTATCAATGGTTCCTTCATCTTTAAGCGCTGTTGATTTTAGAAAAGAAAAGCCAAAAGCTTGGACAACAGATAAAGTAGATGCAGCAATTCAAGAAATTTTTGGAACTAGCAAAACAACTAAAGGTAAAGTAAAATTAAAAGCACCAGATATTGCTGAAAATGGTGCAGTTATTCCTGTAACTGTTTCATCTAAATTAGCAGGTTCTAAAGTAGCAATTTTACAAGATGCTAACCCAGAAACATTAGTTGCTGTATTTACAGTTCCAGAAGGTGGAATTATTGACTATTCTGTAAGAATCAAAATGGCTAAAACTGGTAATGTAACTGCAATTGTTGAAGAAAATGGAAAATTATATTCTGATGCAAAAGAAGTTAAAGTAACTATTGGTGGTTGTGGTGGTTGATTTAGTTCAACTAAATTATAAAGAAATAAAATTTTAAAAATTAAAGATATATAAAAGGAATTTATAATGGCTAAAAAAACTAGAATCAAAGCAAAGTTAAAAAAAGGTGTAGTAACTGTTAAAGCTCTTGCTAACCACGCAAACCTAAGTTACCAAGAAGCAAAAAGAGCAAAAAAAGAAGCTAACTTCATTACATATGTTGTTGCAAAAGTTAATGATAAAATCGTTTATGAAGTATCGTCAAGTCAATTTTTATCTAAAAACCCTTATATGAAATTTAAATTCAACGCAGATGCAGTTGGAGCTAAAGAAGGTGATACATTAGTGTTCTCTTGGGTTGACTTAAAAGGTAACACAAGAACAGACGAAGCGAAAATTAAATAATCAATCACTTTTTGTGATTGATCTTATAAGGAGATATGTATGTTATTAAAAATTGCTAAAACGACTGCATTGGCTGCTCTTACTGTATGTACTTTAAATGCAGCAAATTTTAATGCACAAGCTGAGAAAGATAGACTTGCTTTAATTGATTACTTTGAAGCAAAGTTTGAAAATCCTGAGAAGAATAAAGCTACTTTCTTCCCTTATTCTACTGATGATGAATTAAAGAATAATATTATTAGTGGACTTAAGCATGAAGATTTTGCTATAGGAAACTATGCTTTCTCTAAAAATGGAAAAGTGTCATATGAAGAGATTAATGAATTCCCTCCATATGGAGAGTTTATTGAAAATGGTGAAGCTTTATATGAAGAGAAGTTTGCAAATGGTAAATCGCTTGCTACATGTTTCCCTGATCCAGTAGAAGCAGGTTCTAAATACCCTTACTTTGATGAAGAAAGAAAAGAAGTAATGACATTAACTGTTGCTATTAATGAGTGTAGAACAAATAATGGTGAGGAAAAATGGAATACTAAAAAAGGTAAAATGGCTCATGTACAAGCATTCTTTGTTTCTTCTGCAAAAGATGAAGATAAAGTTGTAAATACAAAAATTGAAAGTGCTGACGCTGCAGCTGCTTATGAAAGAGGAAAAGAGTATTATTATAGCCAAAAAGGTTATTTAAAACTTAACTGTGCAGAATGTCACGTACAAGGTGCAGCTTTAAGAGTTAGAAATGAGTCTTTATCTCAATTATTAGGACAAACTACACACTTCCCTGTATATAGATTAAAATGGGGTGCAGCAAGTGCTAACAATGATGGATTAGGTACTTTAGAAAGAAGAATGATTGGGTGTGTAAAAGATCAAGGTCAAGTTCCACCAAAAGCTGAAGACAAAGAATTGAGAGAACTTTTATTCTTTATGTCTTACATGAGTAATGGACTTAAAATTGATGGTCCAGATATTAGAAAATAAGTAGGAGATGGTTATGAGAAAATTATTATTAAATTTATCAATTGCAGCAACTACAGCTATAATTTTTACAGCTTGTACAGGAAATGCACCAACTCCTCAAAGTGCATATAAAGTAGATGAAAAAGCTCTTTGTAGTGTAGAAAAGAATGGTATTGAAAAAGTTTTAGAAACTGCAAAAGTTTATAACGAAGCAGCTAAAGCAAACAAATTAGAATTTAGAAGATTAGGTGTAAATAATTCTGATTTA belongs to Arcobacter sp. CECT 8983 and includes:
- the soxA gene encoding sulfur oxidation c-type cytochrome SoxA, which translates into the protein MLLKIAKTTALAALTVCTLNAANFNAQAEKDRLALIDYFEAKFENPEKNKATFFPYSTDDELKNNIISGLKHEDFAIGNYAFSKNGKVSYEEINEFPPYGEFIENGEALYEEKFANGKSLATCFPDPVEAGSKYPYFDEERKEVMTLTVAINECRTNNGEEKWNTKKGKMAHVQAFFVSSAKDEDKVVNTKIESADAAAAYERGKEYYYSQKGYLKLNCAECHVQGAALRVRNESLSQLLGQTTHFPVYRLKWGAASANNDGLGTLERRMIGCVKDQGQVPPKAEDKELRELLFFMSYMSNGLKIDGPDIRK